The following are encoded together in the bacterium genome:
- the rsmG gene encoding 16S rRNA (guanine(527)-N(7))-methyltransferase RsmG, with amino-acid sequence MERPESRIAGAARQVGYRELDAASTERLVRYLDLLMLWNRRFHLTGDRDRDSLVDRHVADSLAVAAEVSTSGHLVDIGSGAGFPGVVVACARPDARVSLLESRRRPVSFLAEVARTVPLPGLDPILGRAEDAPDRGLRDAATVAVSRAVRADAFLPLAYPLVVPGGIALVMATPHQSLARTNAVGVALGFALESTRDYVLPRGEKRILVRFRKPDAAS; translated from the coding sequence CCGGCGCCGCGCGCCAGGTCGGCTACAGAGAGCTGGACGCCGCCTCCACGGAGCGGCTGGTCCGCTATCTCGATCTGCTGATGCTGTGGAACCGGCGGTTCCACCTCACAGGGGACCGTGATCGGGACAGCCTGGTCGACCGCCACGTCGCGGACTCCTTGGCGGTCGCAGCGGAGGTTTCGACCTCCGGACACCTCGTGGACATCGGGTCCGGGGCCGGATTTCCCGGCGTCGTCGTAGCCTGCGCCAGACCCGACGCCCGCGTGAGTCTTCTCGAGTCCCGCCGGCGGCCGGTGAGCTTTCTCGCGGAGGTTGCGCGCACGGTTCCGCTTCCAGGTCTCGATCCGATCCTTGGGCGGGCCGAGGACGCGCCGGATCGTGGGCTGCGGGACGCGGCCACCGTCGCGGTGTCTCGGGCCGTCCGCGCCGATGCCTTTCTTCCGCTCGCCTACCCCCTGGTGGTGCCGGGAGGGATCGCGCTCGTCATGGCAACACCCCACCAGTCGCTGGCGCGTACCAACGCGGTCGGTGTGGCGCTCGGCTTCGCCTTGGAATCGACCCGAGACTACGTGCTGCCGCGCGGGGAGAAGCGGATCCTGGTGCGCTTCCGCAAGCCCGACGCGGCTTCCTGA
- a CDS encoding ParA family protein — MGRVVAVVNQKGGVGKTTTAVNLGAALAMEGLRTLVIDLDPQGSATTGLGLHTVALHGTIYEVLLGGRPAREAVHRTSVEKLDVLPATRDLVGAEIELVNLQGREQRLADALAPIRDDYDFLLIDCPPSLSLLTVNALRAADGVIVPLQAEYYALEGLTALLDTVGRVRDALNATLALDGLVLTMFDGRNSLARQVQQEVRTHFGDQVYRTVIPRNVRLSESPSHGMSVMSYDPSSRGAVAYRALAAEVAAQRNAPPIARQAAGGAE; from the coding sequence ATGGGGCGCGTCGTGGCGGTGGTGAATCAGAAGGGCGGCGTAGGGAAGACCACGACGGCCGTGAATCTGGGGGCGGCCCTGGCGATGGAGGGCCTGCGCACGCTGGTGATCGACCTCGATCCTCAGGGAAGCGCAACCACCGGCCTCGGCCTGCATACGGTGGCGCTCCACGGCACCATCTACGAAGTGTTGCTCGGTGGACGCCCCGCCCGTGAGGCCGTCCATCGCACGAGCGTCGAGAAGCTCGACGTGCTGCCGGCGACTCGGGATCTGGTCGGCGCCGAGATCGAGCTCGTCAACCTCCAGGGACGCGAGCAACGCCTCGCCGACGCCCTTGCCCCGATCCGCGACGACTACGACTTCCTCCTGATCGACTGCCCGCCGTCGCTGAGCCTGCTCACCGTGAACGCGCTTCGCGCCGCCGACGGCGTCATCGTGCCGCTCCAGGCCGAGTACTACGCCCTCGAAGGTCTGACGGCCCTCCTCGATACGGTCGGCCGCGTCCGCGACGCCCTCAACGCGACGCTGGCCCTCGATGGCCTCGTCCTCACGATGTTCGACGGCCGCAACAGCCTTGCCCGCCAGGTCCAGCAGGAGGTGCGGACGCACTTCGGCGATCAGGTCTACCGCACCGTCATTCCCCGTAACGTACGTCTCTCCGAATCGCCGAGCCATGGGATGTCGGTCATGAGCTACGATCCCTCGTCCCGGGGAGCAGTGGCCTACCGCGCCCTCGCCGCCGAGGTCGCCGCCCAACGGAACGCCCCACCGATCGCCCGCCAGGCGGCCGGCGGCGCGGAGTAG
- a CDS encoding ParB/RepB/Spo0J family partition protein — protein sequence MRKALGRGLEALLPGAGTGAPVPATESPAAPVEVAVADISANPDQPRKHFDVEALAALAESIRHHGVLQPIVVRRAAQGYEVIAGERRLRAAQQAGIPHVPIVVREAEPQERLELALIENIQREDLTPLEEAEAYRHLIDEYGLTQEDLARRVGKSRPAVANALRLLSLPEPVKAQLEAGDLTAGHARAVLSVTGAGAQVAFAHEIVSRGIPKSEAERLAQVRRGDAPKKGGRPRTAQVAADPHWRALSEDLTRTLGTRVRMTPKGRGGTIEIEFYSDLELDRLLDVLRAGSRV from the coding sequence ATGCGTAAGGCTCTCGGTCGGGGATTGGAGGCGCTGCTGCCGGGCGCGGGGACGGGGGCCCCGGTCCCGGCGACGGAATCGCCGGCGGCGCCCGTCGAGGTGGCGGTGGCGGACATCAGCGCCAACCCGGATCAGCCCCGCAAGCACTTCGACGTCGAAGCGCTGGCGGCCCTGGCGGAGTCGATTCGGCATCACGGTGTCCTCCAGCCGATCGTCGTGCGCCGCGCCGCCCAGGGCTACGAGGTGATCGCCGGCGAGCGCCGCCTGCGGGCGGCGCAGCAGGCTGGCATTCCGCACGTGCCGATCGTGGTTCGGGAGGCGGAGCCGCAGGAGCGGCTCGAGCTCGCCCTGATCGAGAACATTCAGCGCGAGGACCTCACCCCGCTCGAGGAGGCGGAGGCCTACCGGCACCTGATCGACGAGTACGGACTCACGCAGGAGGATCTGGCCCGGCGCGTCGGCAAGAGCCGTCCGGCGGTGGCGAACGCGCTTCGGCTGCTCAGCCTCCCGGAGCCGGTGAAGGCTCAGCTCGAGGCCGGTGACCTGACCGCCGGACATGCCCGGGCGGTGCTTTCGGTGACCGGGGCAGGAGCCCAGGTGGCCTTCGCACACGAGATCGTGAGCCGGGGCATCCCGAAGTCGGAGGCCGAGCGCCTGGCGCAGGTCCGGCGCGGCGACGCGCCGAAGAAGGGCGGCCGCCCGCGCACCGCACAGGTCGCCGCCGATCCGCACTGGCGGGCCTTGTCGGAGGACCTCACCCGCACCCTCGGGACCCGCGTCCGGATGACGCCGAAGGGGCGCGGCGGAACCATCGAGATCGAGTTCTACTCCGACCTCGAGCTCGACCGTCTGCTCGACGTCCTGCGCGCCGGATCCCGGGTCTGA